Proteins encoded within one genomic window of Nonomuraea gerenzanensis:
- a CDS encoding M1 family metallopeptidase: protein MRVNRRGVAMLATLISVLACSPADEPTPPAAGQSAADRRAGAPGIGDPDFPRDGNGGYDVAHYDLRVDYTPATKRLDGVTTIDAAATQELSSFNLDLTGLDVREVAVNDAPATFTRKGDELTVRPARALTEGAPFTVKVAYTGQPKPASDNANLGTYGFIPTPDGAFVASEPNGSKTWFPNNDHPADKATFDFTITVPAGLTALANGEQAGQPTTAGGKTTYRWRERHPMATYLATATLGKFSLRQGSTAAGIPNLAAADPRFAGSLDSLYTLSGQITDHWATVFGPYPFSSTGGVVDDYSAGYALENQTKPLYGGFQPDESIIAHELAHQWFGNSLTIKRWKDLWLNEGFATYAEWLWAEHKGTKTAEATFRELLKRPATDPMWKYPPGRAKPDDLFNQSVYTRGGMTLHALRGAIGDPTFFALLKAWTTEHRYGHVTTEQFVALAERLSGKSLDPLFDAWLFQPRKPA, encoded by the coding sequence ATGCGTGTCAACAGGCGCGGGGTGGCCATGCTGGCGACGCTCATCAGCGTGCTGGCCTGCTCACCCGCAGACGAGCCGACCCCGCCGGCCGCCGGGCAGAGCGCGGCCGACCGGCGCGCGGGCGCGCCCGGCATCGGCGACCCCGACTTCCCCCGCGACGGCAACGGCGGCTACGACGTCGCGCACTACGACCTGAGGGTCGACTACACGCCCGCCACCAAGCGGCTCGACGGCGTCACCACGATCGACGCCGCCGCCACCCAGGAGCTGTCCAGCTTCAACCTCGACCTGACCGGGCTCGACGTGCGCGAGGTCGCCGTCAACGACGCGCCCGCGACATTCACCAGGAAGGGCGACGAGCTGACCGTGCGGCCCGCGCGGGCGCTCACCGAGGGCGCTCCGTTCACCGTCAAGGTCGCCTACACCGGTCAGCCCAAGCCGGCCAGCGACAACGCCAACCTCGGCACCTACGGCTTCATCCCCACCCCCGACGGCGCCTTCGTGGCCTCCGAGCCCAACGGCTCCAAGACCTGGTTCCCCAACAACGACCACCCCGCTGACAAGGCCACCTTCGACTTCACGATCACCGTGCCCGCCGGGCTGACCGCCCTGGCCAACGGCGAGCAGGCCGGGCAGCCCACCACCGCGGGCGGCAAGACGACCTACCGCTGGCGCGAGCGCCATCCGATGGCGACCTACCTGGCCACGGCCACGCTGGGCAAGTTCAGCCTGCGCCAGGGCAGCACCGCCGCCGGCATCCCCAACCTGGCCGCCGCCGACCCCAGGTTCGCCGGCTCGCTCGACTCGCTCTACACCCTGTCCGGGCAGATCACCGACCACTGGGCGACGGTGTTCGGCCCCTACCCGTTCTCCTCGACCGGCGGCGTGGTCGACGACTACTCCGCCGGCTACGCCCTGGAGAACCAGACCAAGCCGCTGTACGGCGGCTTCCAGCCCGACGAGTCGATCATCGCGCACGAGCTGGCGCACCAGTGGTTCGGCAACAGCCTGACGATCAAGCGCTGGAAGGACCTCTGGCTCAACGAGGGCTTCGCCACCTACGCCGAGTGGCTGTGGGCCGAGCACAAGGGCACCAAGACCGCCGAGGCCACGTTCCGGGAGCTGCTCAAGCGCCCCGCCACCGACCCGATGTGGAAGTATCCCCCGGGCCGCGCCAAGCCCGACGACCTGTTCAACCAGTCCGTCTACACGCGCGGCGGCATGACCCTGCACGCCCTGCGCGGGGCCATCGGCGACCCCACGTTCTTCGCCCTGCTCAAGGCGTGGACCACCGAGCATCGCTACGGTCATGTGACGACCGAGCAGTTCGTCGCGCTCGCCGAGCGCCTGTCCGGCAAGAGCCTCGACCCGCTCTTCGACGCCTGGCTCTTCCAGCCACGCAAACCCGCCTGA
- a CDS encoding RNA polymerase sigma factor yields MRLHEDPAAFEAFYRRHVDAVLRFVTRRVSDPHLAADLTADIFLAVLDSAQTYRPGRGSEVAWLYGIARNVVSAQYRRATREARATGRLAGRRLMDDDDLVRMEERIDAERRMRSALEAMRGLPEGERAVLELVAIDQLTVTEAAQALGIRQVTARVRLHRARRALGHFTSPSAVYLEGKA; encoded by the coding sequence GTGCGCCTCCATGAAGACCCTGCGGCCTTTGAGGCCTTCTATCGCCGCCACGTCGATGCCGTGCTGAGGTTCGTGACCCGGCGGGTGAGTGATCCTCACCTCGCCGCCGATCTGACGGCGGACATCTTCCTGGCGGTCCTGGACTCCGCGCAGACGTACCGGCCGGGGCGCGGCAGCGAGGTCGCCTGGCTGTACGGCATCGCGCGCAACGTCGTGTCGGCCCAGTACCGCAGGGCCACGCGCGAGGCGCGGGCGACCGGCCGCCTGGCCGGGCGCCGCCTGATGGACGACGACGACCTCGTCCGGATGGAGGAGCGGATCGACGCCGAGCGCCGGATGCGCAGCGCTCTGGAGGCCATGCGGGGCCTGCCGGAGGGTGAGCGGGCGGTGCTGGAGCTGGTGGCGATCGACCAGCTCACCGTCACCGAGGCGGCGCAGGCGCTGGGCATCAGGCAGGTCACCGCGCGGGTCCGGCTGCACAGGGCCAGGCGTGCCCTCGGCCACTTCACCTCGCCCTCGGCCGTGTATCTGGAAGGAAAGGCATGA
- a CDS encoding ROK family protein has translation MILAIDVGGTKLAAGLVAGDGTVTEPRRAATPQGADAETLWRALADLVAPFAGRCDGVGVGCGGPLSWPDGEVSPLNIPGWRGFPLRARLAATFPSVPVRVHNDAVCLAVAEHWRGAGQGSDDMLGMVVSTGVGGGLILNGRLHHGRTGNAGHIGHVVVEQAGGPRCGCGGHGCLEAVARGPALVTWALEQGWVPRAVGRGTDGRRPEAMGSGTDGRRPEAMGSGTDGRRPGAVGSGRSVAERHGGPARAEDGGGVLTARSVTSQDTGVDASVGGAYPEDRPVTARQLAADARAGDAVASRAMRRAGRALGVAIASATHLCDLDVITIGGGLSQAGETLFGPMEEALREHARLGFARRVKLLPAALGQESGLIGAAALLLAGDTYWPARDS, from the coding sequence GTGATCCTCGCCATCGACGTCGGAGGCACCAAGCTGGCCGCCGGCCTGGTCGCGGGAGACGGCACGGTGACCGAGCCCCGGCGGGCCGCGACGCCGCAGGGCGCGGACGCGGAGACCCTGTGGCGCGCGCTAGCCGACCTCGTGGCGCCCTTCGCCGGCCGCTGCGACGGGGTGGGCGTGGGCTGCGGCGGGCCGCTGAGCTGGCCCGACGGGGAGGTGTCGCCGCTGAACATCCCAGGCTGGCGCGGCTTCCCGCTGCGCGCCCGGCTGGCCGCGACATTCCCCTCCGTGCCGGTACGGGTCCACAACGACGCGGTCTGCCTGGCCGTGGCCGAGCACTGGCGGGGAGCCGGGCAGGGGAGCGACGACATGCTCGGCATGGTCGTGTCGACGGGGGTCGGCGGCGGGCTGATCCTCAACGGGCGGCTGCATCACGGGCGTACCGGGAACGCGGGGCACATCGGTCACGTGGTGGTCGAGCAGGCGGGTGGCCCCCGGTGCGGCTGCGGCGGGCACGGCTGCCTGGAGGCCGTCGCCCGAGGGCCGGCGCTGGTCACGTGGGCCCTGGAGCAGGGCTGGGTCCCGAGAGCGGTGGGACGCGGCACGGACGGGCGCCGGCCCGAGGCGATGGGAAGCGGCACCGACGGGCGCCGGCCCGAGGCGATGGGAAGCGGCACCGACGGGCGCCGGCCCGGGGCGGTCGGAAGCGGCCGGTCCGTGGCGGAGCGGCACGGCGGACCGGCGCGGGCCGAGGACGGCGGCGGCGTGCTCACCGCACGAAGTGTGACCAGCCAGGACACCGGGGTCGACGCTTCCGTAGGCGGGGCGTACCCGGAGGACCGCCCCGTGACGGCGCGCCAGCTGGCGGCCGACGCGCGGGCGGGCGATGCCGTCGCCTCACGGGCGATGCGCCGCGCGGGACGGGCGCTGGGCGTGGCCATCGCCTCCGCCACCCATCTGTGCGACCTCGACGTCATCACGATCGGCGGCGGCCTGTCCCAGGCGGGCGAAACCCTGTTCGGCCCCATGGAGGAGGCCCTGCGCGAGCACGCCAGGCTCGGCTTCGCCCGCCGCGTCAAGCTGCTGCCGGCCGCCCTCGGCCAGGAATCCGGCCTCATCGGCGCCGCGGCGCTGCTCCTGGCAGGCGACACCTACTGGCCGGCCCGCGACTCCTGA
- a CDS encoding FIST signal transduction protein: MTSRFADGLAVGSDLVEAAENAVGQALSRLSGQADLVCFFICGDDPDDVARAGQAAMKLAPEAHVIGCSATGVIGDGQGVELTPAVSAWAATLDGARLTTFALETLTAEDRFVVVGLPERGGDDHVAILLADPYSFPTDAFVERSVDVLGDLPLIGGLANGLQGRGSVRLFADGEIYTEGAIGVLLSGPIKVSTVVSQGCRPIGPSMVVTASEENLLLELAGQPALARLEDIVSELDEDDRELVASGLQIGLAMDEYAERHERGDFLIRGVIGIDPDREAVAIGDIVEVGRTVRFQVRDAATADEDLYDLLDAHREELGKVDGALLFSCNGRGSAMFGTADHDPVALRDTLGPIGVAGFFAAGEVGPVAGHNHVHGFTASVLVFSSASGGP; the protein is encoded by the coding sequence ATGACAAGCCGCTTCGCCGACGGCCTCGCCGTGGGTTCCGACCTGGTGGAGGCCGCGGAGAACGCCGTCGGTCAGGCACTGTCGAGGCTCAGCGGCCAAGCAGACCTGGTCTGCTTCTTCATCTGCGGTGACGATCCCGACGACGTCGCCCGCGCCGGGCAGGCCGCGATGAAGCTCGCGCCCGAGGCGCACGTGATCGGATGCAGTGCCACGGGGGTGATCGGCGACGGGCAAGGGGTGGAGCTGACACCTGCCGTGAGCGCGTGGGCGGCGACCCTGGACGGGGCCAGGCTGACCACGTTCGCCCTGGAGACGCTGACGGCCGAGGACCGGTTCGTGGTGGTCGGGCTGCCGGAGCGCGGCGGCGACGATCACGTGGCGATCCTGCTGGCCGACCCGTACAGCTTCCCGACCGACGCCTTCGTCGAGCGCTCGGTCGACGTCCTGGGCGACCTGCCGCTGATCGGCGGCCTGGCGAACGGGCTCCAGGGACGGGGATCCGTACGGCTGTTCGCCGACGGCGAGATCTACACCGAGGGGGCCATCGGCGTGCTGCTGAGCGGGCCGATCAAGGTCAGCACGGTGGTCAGCCAGGGCTGCAGGCCGATCGGGCCCAGCATGGTGGTCACCGCCTCCGAGGAGAACCTGCTGCTGGAGCTGGCCGGGCAACCCGCGCTTGCCAGGCTGGAGGACATCGTCAGCGAGCTGGACGAGGACGACCGCGAGCTGGTCGCCTCCGGGCTCCAGATCGGGCTGGCCATGGACGAGTACGCCGAGCGCCACGAGCGCGGCGACTTCCTCATCAGGGGGGTCATCGGCATCGACCCGGACCGCGAGGCCGTGGCCATCGGCGACATCGTGGAGGTCGGCAGGACCGTGCGCTTCCAGGTCCGTGACGCGGCCACCGCCGACGAGGACCTGTACGACCTGCTGGACGCCCACCGCGAGGAGCTCGGGAAGGTGGACGGGGCGCTGCTGTTCTCCTGCAACGGGCGCGGGTCGGCGATGTTCGGCACGGCCGACCACGATCCTGTCGCCCTGCGCGACACGCTGGGGCCCATCGGGGTGGCGGGGTTCTTCGCGGCCGGGGAGGTGGGACCGGTGGCGGGGCACAACCATGTGCACGGGTTCACCGCGTCCGTCCTGGTGTTCTCGAGCGCGTCGGGCGGGCCGTGA
- a CDS encoding sigma 54-interacting transcriptional regulator, whose product MRESGHVHRTVKAEIRENLLARLRAGEPRFPGIVGFDDTVLPHLERALLAGHDLVLLGERGQGKTRLIRTVTGLLDEWTPVVEGCEINDHPYAPACTRCQKLARELGDELPVAWKHRDERYGEKLATPDTSVGDLIGDVDPIKIAEGRTLGDPETVHYGLVPRTNRGVFSVNELPDLAERIQVSLLNVLEERDIQVRGYNLRLPLDILLIASANPEDYTNRGRIITPLKDRFGAEIRTHYPLTVEHELALIRQESMPDIGADVPEHLVEVIARFTRLVRESTAVDARSGVSARFAIAAAETAAASAVRRAAIAGEEQAVTRVVDLACVVHSLRGKVEFEVSEEGRETEILAHLLRRATAETFRSRLGGMDLSALTDKFAEGNQVESGELVPAGELLHRIGPVAGLAKVMSRLGMGAGEESPGHAAAALEFALEGLYLMRRLSKEDLDGVSVYRT is encoded by the coding sequence TTGCGAGAGAGCGGCCACGTTCATCGCACCGTCAAGGCCGAGATCCGGGAAAACCTGCTGGCCAGGCTGCGCGCGGGTGAGCCGCGCTTCCCCGGCATCGTGGGCTTCGACGACACCGTCCTGCCCCATCTGGAACGGGCCCTGCTCGCCGGGCACGATCTGGTCCTCCTCGGTGAGCGGGGCCAGGGCAAGACCCGGCTCATCCGCACCGTCACCGGGCTGCTCGACGAATGGACGCCGGTGGTCGAGGGCTGCGAGATCAACGACCACCCGTACGCGCCGGCCTGCACGCGCTGCCAGAAGCTGGCGCGCGAGCTGGGCGACGAGCTGCCGGTGGCGTGGAAGCACCGCGACGAGCGCTACGGCGAGAAGCTCGCCACGCCCGACACCTCCGTGGGCGACCTGATCGGCGACGTCGACCCCATCAAGATCGCCGAAGGGCGCACGCTGGGTGACCCCGAGACCGTGCACTACGGCCTGGTGCCGCGCACCAACCGGGGCGTCTTCTCCGTCAACGAGCTGCCCGACCTGGCCGAGCGCATCCAGGTGTCGCTGCTCAACGTGCTGGAGGAGCGCGACATCCAGGTGCGCGGCTACAACCTGCGCCTGCCCCTCGACATCCTGCTGATCGCCAGCGCCAACCCCGAGGACTACACCAACCGCGGCCGGATCATCACGCCGCTGAAGGACCGGTTCGGCGCCGAGATCCGCACCCACTACCCGCTGACCGTCGAGCACGAGCTCGCGCTCATCCGCCAGGAGTCCATGCCGGACATCGGGGCCGACGTGCCCGAGCACCTGGTCGAGGTGATCGCCCGCTTCACCCGGCTGGTCCGCGAGTCCACCGCCGTGGACGCCCGTTCCGGCGTGTCGGCCCGCTTCGCCATCGCCGCGGCCGAGACCGCGGCCGCCTCGGCCGTGCGCCGGGCGGCGATCGCCGGCGAGGAGCAGGCGGTCACCCGGGTCGTGGACCTGGCATGCGTGGTGCACAGCCTGCGGGGCAAGGTGGAGTTCGAGGTCAGCGAGGAGGGCAGGGAGACCGAGATCCTGGCCCACCTGCTGCGCCGGGCGACGGCCGAGACGTTCAGGAGCCGGCTGGGCGGCATGGACCTGTCGGCGCTGACCGACAAGTTCGCCGAGGGCAACCAGGTGGAGTCCGGCGAGCTGGTGCCCGCCGGTGAGCTGCTGCACCGCATCGGCCCCGTGGCCGGGCTGGCCAAGGTCATGTCGCGGCTGGGCATGGGCGCGGGCGAGGAGTCCCCCGGGCACGCGGCGGCGGCCTTGGAGTTCGCCCTGGAAGGGCTTTACCTGATGCGGCGGCTGTCCAAGGAAGACCTTGACGGGGTCAGCGTTTACCGGACGTGA
- a CDS encoding vWA domain-containing protein, with amino-acid sequence MAFRYGEYHDGPDPLAPPYDVRAALDEMGDAILSGSTPVHALRDLLKRGLPGTQERRGLDDMLREVRKRRRDLRERGRLDGTLERARALLDKAIGQERAELFPDPSDEARLREAGLDALPEDTASAIQELSTYDWRSAAARQTFEELRDLLRREVLDSQFKGLRDALANPDPQAMERIRQMMSDLNDMLDKDARGEHTQADFDAFMARHGDLFPEKPRNLEELVDILARRAAATQRMLASMTPRQREELSNLINQTLDQAGLSDQMRRLGEALYARRPDLAWNAPERLTGEEPLGMGDAVTALEELADLTQLETALRQDYPGARLDDIDEAAVRRALGRSAVDDLEALKRIERELEEQGYLLRRRGKLELTPKAVRRLGETALRRVFSSLDAGRRGDHDQHDAGSAGELTGSSRPWRFGDEQPIDVVRTLVNGVRGGGVAVGSPRGGDGARVGDGARVGDGARVGDGARVGDGARVGVRLSVDDFEVAETERRSAAAVCLLVDLSYSMALRGTWAAAKQTALALQALVASKFPQDAVQIIGFSNYARVLQPDELAGLDWDMVQGTNLHHALLIAGRHLDRHPDFEPVVLVVTDGEPTAHLMRNGRSAFEWPPSHETLELTLAEVDKMTRRRATINVFMLAADDRLKEFVDEVARRNGGRVFSPSAERLGEYVVSDFLRLRRAR; translated from the coding sequence ATGGCCTTTCGCTATGGCGAGTACCACGACGGCCCCGACCCCCTGGCTCCTCCGTACGACGTCAGGGCGGCGCTCGACGAGATGGGCGACGCCATCCTGTCGGGCTCGACGCCGGTCCACGCCCTGCGCGACCTGCTCAAGCGCGGCCTGCCCGGCACGCAGGAGCGGCGCGGGCTCGACGACATGCTCAGGGAGGTCCGCAAGCGCCGCCGCGACCTGCGCGAGCGCGGGCGGCTCGACGGCACGCTGGAGCGCGCCAGAGCCCTGCTGGACAAGGCGATCGGGCAGGAGCGGGCCGAGCTGTTCCCCGACCCGTCCGACGAGGCGCGGCTGCGGGAGGCGGGGCTCGACGCGCTGCCCGAGGACACGGCCAGCGCCATCCAGGAGCTGAGCACGTACGACTGGCGCTCGGCCGCGGCCCGTCAGACCTTCGAGGAGCTGCGCGACCTGCTGCGCAGGGAGGTCCTGGACAGCCAGTTCAAGGGGCTGCGCGACGCGCTGGCCAACCCGGACCCGCAGGCGATGGAACGCATCCGGCAGATGATGTCGGACCTGAACGACATGCTCGACAAGGACGCCAGGGGCGAGCACACCCAGGCCGACTTCGACGCCTTCATGGCCAGGCACGGCGACCTGTTCCCCGAGAAGCCGCGCAACCTGGAGGAGCTCGTCGACATCCTGGCCCGCCGCGCCGCCGCCACGCAGCGCATGCTGGCCTCGATGACCCCGCGCCAGCGCGAGGAGCTGAGCAACCTCATCAACCAGACCCTCGACCAGGCGGGCCTGTCCGACCAGATGCGCCGGCTCGGCGAGGCCCTCTACGCCCGCCGCCCCGACCTGGCCTGGAACGCCCCCGAGCGCCTGACCGGCGAGGAGCCCCTCGGCATGGGCGACGCCGTGACGGCCCTGGAGGAGCTGGCCGACCTCACCCAGCTGGAGACCGCCCTGCGCCAGGACTACCCGGGCGCGCGGCTGGACGACATCGACGAGGCCGCCGTACGCCGTGCGCTCGGCCGCTCCGCGGTGGACGACCTGGAGGCGCTCAAGCGCATCGAGCGGGAGCTGGAGGAGCAGGGTTACCTGCTGCGCCGCCGCGGCAAGCTGGAGCTCACCCCGAAGGCCGTGCGCCGCCTGGGCGAGACCGCGCTGCGCCGGGTCTTCTCCTCCCTCGACGCGGGCCGCCGCGGCGACCACGACCAGCACGACGCGGGCTCGGCCGGCGAGCTGACCGGCTCGTCGCGGCCGTGGCGGTTCGGTGACGAGCAGCCGATCGACGTGGTGCGCACGCTGGTGAACGGCGTGCGCGGCGGCGGCGTGGCCGTCGGCTCCCCGCGCGGCGGCGACGGGGCGCGTGTCGGGGACGGGGCGCGTGTCGGGGACGGGGCACGCGTCGGGGACGGGGCACGCGTCGGGGACGGGGCACGCGTCGGGGTGCGGCTGTCGGTGGACGACTTCGAGGTGGCCGAGACCGAACGGCGCAGCGCCGCGGCCGTCTGCCTGCTGGTGGACCTGTCGTACTCGATGGCCCTGCGCGGCACCTGGGCCGCCGCCAAGCAGACGGCGCTGGCCCTGCAGGCGCTGGTGGCCTCCAAGTTCCCGCAGGACGCCGTGCAGATCATCGGCTTCTCCAACTACGCCAGGGTGCTGCAGCCCGACGAGCTGGCGGGCCTCGACTGGGACATGGTCCAGGGCACGAACCTGCACCACGCCCTGCTCATCGCCGGCCGCCACCTCGACCGTCACCCGGACTTCGAGCCGGTGGTGCTGGTGGTCACCGACGGCGAGCCGACGGCGCACCTGATGCGCAACGGCCGGTCGGCGTTCGAGTGGCCGCCGTCGCACGAGACGCTGGAGCTGACGCTGGCCGAGGTGGACAAGATGACCAGGCGGCGGGCCACGATCAACGTCTTCATGCTGGCGGCGGACGACCGGCTCAAGGAGTTCGTGGACGAGGTGGCCCGCAGGAACGGCGGCCGGGTCTTCTCACCGAGCGCCGAACGGCTCGGCGAGTACGTGGTCAGCGACTTCCTGCGGCTGCGCCGGGCTCGCTGA
- a CDS encoding barstar family protein, which translates to MWARYDRGLRHEWEGAALHHRRRTSPGPPAGTTHRGASPDRPAGTTYHLDGRFVTDIEGFHCAIGEAINGPGGYFGWNLAALGDCLRGRWGAEPPFRIVWHDSDVARRHLVPGFDRPPYDLRCWGAATTMEELLGTLADSRVEVELR; encoded by the coding sequence CTGTGGGCCCGCTACGACCGCGGGCTGCGGCACGAGTGGGAGGGAGCGGCACTCCACCATCGCCGCCGGACCTCTCCTGGCCCGCCCGCCGGGACCACCCACCGCGGGGCCTCCCCCGACCGGCCAGCCGGGACCACGTACCATCTCGACGGCCGCTTCGTCACCGACATCGAGGGCTTCCACTGCGCGATCGGGGAGGCGATCAACGGCCCCGGCGGCTACTTCGGCTGGAACCTCGCCGCCCTGGGCGACTGCCTGAGAGGCCGATGGGGAGCCGAGCCGCCGTTCCGGATCGTGTGGCACGACTCGGACGTGGCCCGGCGCCACCTCGTCCCCGGCTTCGACCGGCCGCCGTACGATCTGCGGTGCTGGGGTGCCGCCACCACCATGGAGGAACTGCTCGGCACGCTGGCGGACTCGCGCGTCGAGGTGGAGCTGCGCTGA
- a CDS encoding GNAT family N-acetyltransferase, with the protein MDDVVLLRDVTEADLEVLLEYEHDPEAVRRSRFPPREREAFMHHWKTRVLGDPTGLVQAVTVGGELAGNLVAWWEGDRRFIGYWLGRAYWGRGVGTRALGLFLEKEQVRPLYADPFHENLASVRLLERHGFERTGTVWHDEDEHILLVLHPSREPGEAGGRRTDETAASRRAAHAYVESAERRDWESFAALLAEDVVYEMPQTRERIRGKAAFVQFNMDYPGDWHLEVRRIVADGRRAAAWLAARVGDERQDACVWFEFSGAGLISRVTDFWPEPYEPPAGREHLVERW; encoded by the coding sequence ATGGACGACGTCGTGCTGCTCAGAGACGTGACCGAAGCCGACCTGGAGGTACTGCTGGAGTACGAGCACGATCCGGAGGCCGTGCGGCGCTCCCGGTTCCCGCCACGGGAGCGGGAGGCGTTCATGCACCACTGGAAGACGCGGGTCCTCGGCGACCCGACCGGGCTCGTGCAGGCCGTCACGGTGGGAGGCGAGCTGGCGGGCAACCTGGTGGCCTGGTGGGAGGGCGATCGGCGCTTCATCGGCTACTGGTTGGGCCGGGCGTACTGGGGGCGCGGCGTCGGCACCCGGGCCCTGGGGCTCTTCCTGGAGAAGGAGCAGGTCCGGCCGCTGTACGCCGACCCCTTCCACGAGAACCTCGCGTCGGTGCGGTTGCTGGAGCGGCACGGGTTCGAGCGGACGGGGACGGTGTGGCACGACGAGGACGAGCACATCCTGCTGGTGCTGCACCCGTCACGGGAGCCGGGTGAGGCCGGCGGCCGCCGCACGGACGAGACCGCCGCGAGCCGGCGGGCCGCGCACGCCTACGTCGAGAGCGCCGAGCGTCGTGACTGGGAGTCCTTCGCCGCCCTGCTCGCCGAGGACGTGGTGTACGAGATGCCGCAGACCCGGGAGCGCATCCGCGGCAAGGCCGCCTTTGTGCAGTTCAACATGGACTATCCCGGTGACTGGCATCTGGAGGTGCGGCGCATCGTCGCGGACGGCCGTCGGGCCGCGGCCTGGTTGGCTGCCCGGGTCGGTGATGAGCGGCAGGACGCCTGCGTGTGGTTCGAGTTCTCGGGTGCGGGGCTGATCAGCCGGGTCACCGATTTCTGGCCCGAGCCGTACGAGCCGCCGGCCGGGCGTGAGCACCTCGTGGAGCGCTGGTAG
- a CDS encoding serine hydrolase domain-containing protein: MADLRGLLQGYVDDGSLPGAVGLVARGDQVEVAVAGSLAVGGAPMAADSIFRFASITKPIAAAAVMMLVEDGLLALDEPIRTWLPELAAPMVVRTPSSEIDDVVPAARPITVYDLLTSTAGYGFASDFSLPAVRRLFAVQRDGREVGSFPAADVWLAELAEVPMLYQPGEAYLYDTCSTLQGVLISRVAGRSLPDFLRERLFEPLGMVDTAFEVPAAERDRFTTLYRAGGDGGLEQADGPDGQWSGLPAFPLASAGLVGTARDWLAFGRMLLAGGVTGDGRRLLSAQSVRLMTSDHTTVAQRKVGELFLEGQGWGFGGSVDITPTEPWNIPGRYGWVGGTGTTAHLVPSTGTVAVLLTQVAMGNPTPDPWMRDFWRFSAGWEG; this comes from the coding sequence ATGGCGGACCTGCGGGGCCTTCTCCAGGGGTATGTGGACGACGGGTCGCTGCCGGGCGCGGTGGGGCTGGTGGCGCGCGGCGATCAGGTCGAGGTGGCGGTCGCGGGCTCGCTGGCCGTCGGCGGCGCCCCGATGGCGGCGGACTCGATCTTCCGGTTCGCCTCGATCACCAAGCCGATCGCCGCCGCGGCGGTCATGATGCTGGTGGAGGACGGTCTGCTCGCCCTCGACGAGCCGATCCGCACCTGGCTGCCGGAGCTCGCCGCGCCGATGGTCGTACGGACGCCGTCCAGCGAGATCGACGACGTGGTCCCGGCCGCGCGGCCCATCACCGTCTACGACCTGCTCACCTCCACCGCCGGGTACGGCTTCGCGTCCGACTTCTCGCTGCCGGCGGTGCGGCGGCTGTTCGCGGTGCAGCGGGACGGCCGGGAGGTGGGCAGCTTCCCGGCGGCGGACGTGTGGCTGGCGGAGCTCGCCGAGGTCCCGATGCTGTACCAGCCGGGCGAGGCGTACCTGTACGACACCTGCTCCACACTCCAGGGCGTGTTGATCTCGCGCGTCGCCGGCCGGTCGTTGCCCGACTTCCTGCGGGAGCGGCTGTTCGAGCCGCTGGGCATGGTGGACACGGCGTTCGAGGTCCCGGCGGCCGAGCGCGACCGGTTCACCACCCTCTACCGCGCCGGCGGGGACGGCGGGCTGGAGCAGGCCGACGGGCCCGACGGTCAGTGGAGCGGCCTGCCCGCCTTCCCGCTGGCCAGCGCCGGGCTGGTGGGCACCGCCCGCGACTGGCTCGCCTTCGGCCGCATGCTGCTCGCCGGCGGCGTCACGGGTGACGGGCGGCGGCTCCTGTCGGCCCAGTCGGTGCGCTTGATGACCAGCGATCACACCACCGTGGCGCAGCGGAAGGTCGGCGAGCTGTTCCTGGAGGGGCAGGGGTGGGGGTTCGGGGGTTCGGTGGACATCACGCCCACCGAGCCGTGGAACATCCCAGGACGGTACGGATGGGTCGGCGGCACGGGCACCACGGCGCACCTCGTCCCGTCCACCGGGACGGTGGCCGTCCTGCTCACCCAAGTCGCGATGGGCAACCCGACGCCCGACCCGTGGATGCGGGACTTCTGGCGGTTCAGTGCCGGGTGGGAGGGTTGA